The nucleotide sequence GAGATGATTTTGTCTACTTCTGAGCTTGATGAAGAAGGCTTTAGGTACATGGAGAGCGCAGCCCCATAATACAAGATCACCACAGTCAAGTGGGCACCACAAGTAGAAAAGGCTTTGCTTCTTCCCTCTGCTGAGCTGATTCTCAGAATGGTGGAAAGGATGAAGACATAAGAGATGCAAATCAAGAGCATTGGAATGGGCAGGAGGAGCACACTGACCACCAGCATGGTCAGGTCCATGAGCAGCGAACTTGCGCAAGCTAACTTCAGCACTGCCAGAATTTCACACGTGAAGTGATTGATGAGATTCCCACAGAGGGGTATCTGCAGAGCAAAACTGGTTTCCAGCAGGGCGGTCAGGCAGCCCGTCACCCAGGAGACAGTGGCCATCTGCACACAGACTTGCCTGTTCATGACGATGGGGTATCTCAGCGGGTTGCAAATGGCCACATAACGGTCATACGCCATCACAGCCAGGAGCACACACTCCGTGGAGCCCATAGCAAGGGACAGATACATCTGTACAGCACACCCAGAAAAGATAATGGTTTTCTGGGATGACAGCAAGTTTaccagcaaagtgggaatagaagcaGATGTGTAACAAACATCCATGAAAGAGAGATTTCCGAGGAACAAGTACATGGGGGTTTGCAGGTGTGGATCTAGGATA is from Rhinolophus sinicus isolate RSC01 linkage group LG04, ASM3656204v1, whole genome shotgun sequence and encodes:
- the OR2K2 gene encoding olfactory receptor 2K2, with the protein product MQGENLTIWSFFFLEGFSRYPQLEIVLFVFSLGMYLITILGNSTLILITILDPHLQTPMYLFLGNLSFMDVCYTSASIPTLLVNLLSSQKTIIFSGCAVQMYLSLAMGSTECVLLAVMAYDRYVAICNPLRYPIVMNRQVCVQMATVSWVTGCLTALLETSFALQIPLCGNLINHFTCEILAVLKLACASSLLMDLTMLVVSVLLLPIPMLLICISYVFILSTILRISSAEGRSKAFSTCGAHLTVVILYYGAALSMYLKPSSSSSEVDKIISLLYGVLTPMLNPIIYSLRNKEVKDAMKKLLGKMSLHQTHESL